The Treponema primitia ZAS-1 genomic interval TTCCTTAACCGAAAGCAAAGTGCCAGCCGTTTCAGAGGCGCACGATATTAACGCGATACAAATAGAGGTGTAAAAAAATGAAACGCTTAGTAACAGTACTTTTGTTGGGTATAAGTATTACTACCCTGTGTGCGGCTCAGGCCCAAATCCGGAATTTCAAACAGCGGGGCGCTGCCACCGGAACTCTGGATGCCAGTGGGATTACTGCGGCGCACCCTAGCTTGCCAATCGGTACTTTGATAAAGGTAACCAATACGGAGAATAATAAAGAGGTAACTGCAACCGTTACGGGTCGTATATCGACCTCGGTTGACCGGATCGTGGATCTTTCCCCCGCCGCCGCTTCAGCCATTGGGGTGCCCAGCGACGGCTCTGTCCAGATAATCCTTGAACGGGTGAACGCTGTACCGGAGCCGGTTATTGTCGAGGCTGAGCCGGAACCAGAGCCAG includes:
- a CDS encoding septal ring lytic transglycosylase RlpA family protein, with the translated sequence MKRLVTVLLLGISITTLCAAQAQIRNFKQRGAATGTLDASGITAAHPSLPIGTLIKVTNTENNKEVTATVTGRISTSVDRIVDLSPAAASAIGVPSDGSVQIILERVNAVPEPVIVEAEPEPEPEPVAPPPPPPVVVSAPPPPPPPPPPPKVAKGPARIIPRMPDPGSTTIFRVQAGSYLLPLHAREAFDRLVAAGFHPYFERFENYIRVVIPGVPAAYIPWIAQRLGDLDVTEAWIRPESY